Within Pelotomaculum schinkii, the genomic segment TGACCCGTCTTGCCGCCGCCAGTTCCCTGGCTATATTCCAATCGAAGCAGCGGCCCGTCCCCCCTGCTGCGCCCGGGACGTAGGTGTCGAGAAGGATAGCCTCAACGTCATAGTCCTTGACCAGATCCAGGGTATTGGTGTTCCGTACCCGGAAGGCCTTAATAATCTTGTATTTAAGAGAACGGCAATACTTCGGCGTCTCTTCCCCGTGCAACTGCAGGGTATCCAGTCCACAGTAAGCCGCTGTTTCTTCGGCCAGGGCAACTGGGGCGTTGACAAAAACCCCCACCCTGGCTATAAAGGGCGGCAGCTGGGTACAGATATCCCGGACTACTTCCCTTGGCACCTGACGTGGTCCCGGTGCAAAGACAAAGCCTAAAGCGTCAGCCCCGGCGTCTACCGCTGCCATTGCTCCAGCCAAATCTTTAATGCCGCATATTTTAATTCTAACCGGGTTAATTGTTTTCATAATCTTGCTCACCTGTATTTTTCCTTAAGCCGGGTCCGGCCAGTTTTAATAAAGCGCGGCCTGGGAAAGGGTTAGCCGACAGGGCTTCACCCACCAGGGCTGCGTGTATGCCCGACTCCAAAAGCCGCAGGATATCGTTATGGTCCTTTATCCCGCTCTCCGACACAACCGTGATATTTTCCCTGTCAATCAACTCCGCCAGCCTGAAGGTATGGGTCAGGTCGGTTTTAAAAATTTTCAAGTCACGGTTATTGATACCAATCATTTCAGCTCCCGCGGCAAGAGCGCGGTCCAGTTCCTCTTCCGTGTGAACTTCCACCAGGCAGGACATGCCCATTCCTTCGGCAAGTGCTTTTAATTGAGCCAGTTCTTCATCCGTAAGGATAGAAGCAATCAGAAGCACTGCATCGGCCCCTAAAATTAAGGATTCATAAATCTGGTAGGGGTCGATGATAAAGTCCTTGCGCAGGAGCGGCAGGTGGACCGCCTCTCGTACCATGGCCAGGTGGGAAGGGTGACCGAGGAAGAATTTTTCCTCGGTCAGTATCGATACCGCGGCTGCGCCGGCTCCCTGGTATTGAACCGCAAGCTCCACAGGATTATAGGATTGACGTAAAATCCCTTTGGATGGTGAGGCTTTTTTGGCCTCAGCGATAATGGCCACCCGGCCAGGCCGGCGCAGTGCGGCGGTAAAATTACGAGCAGGTGGACTATCCGGCAGCCGGGTCTCCAAGAAGGCGAGGGGCATGACCTGTTTGCGTTCAACCAGTTCCTTTTTCTTATGAGCTACAATCTGCTCAAGGATCATTGAACCACCGCCTGGGAAGGCGCACAGCGCCGGGTAAAATCGACCAGTTTCTGGAGTTTACCCAGGGCAGCGCCGCTATCGATGCTGCAGGCAGCCATTTTCAGGGCTTCTGCAATACCACCGGCAGCTCCCCCGGCAACTAACCCCAGGGCGGCATTAATGAGGACTACATCACGACGCGGCCCTTTCTCCCCTTCCAGGATGGACAGGGTAACCATGGCGTTCTCACTTGGTGTCCCCCCCGCCAGGGCGGAAACAGGCGCGTATTTAAAACCAAAGCGTGCCGGGTCCAGGGTGCCCTTACGGACAGAACCTTCTTTAACTTCACAGAGGACGGAAGGACCGGCCAGGGAAACCTCGTCAAGACCTCCTGCCCCGTGCACCACGAAGGCCCGGACCGAGCCGAGCCTGGCCAGCACTCTGGCCAGCGTCTCCGCAAGCGGCGGGTTGTAGACACCCAAAACCTGCGCCCCGGCCCCGGCCGGGTTGGTGAGGGGCCCCAGAATATTAAAGACGGTGCGGATACCGATCTCACGGCGCGGGCCTGCGGCGTATTTCATAGAGTGGTGCAGGGACGGCGCAAACAGAAAGGCTATGCCAACCTCACGCAGGCAGGCCTCCACAGCTTCCCGTGCGAGGTCAACCCTTACCCCAAGTTCCTCCAGTGCGTCAGCGCTGCCACTGCGGCTTGAAACAGACCGGTTTCCATGCTTGGCGACGGGTAAGCCGGCTCCCGCCACCACAAAGGCAGCAGTGGTGGAAATATTGAAGGTCCCTGAACCGTCTCCCCCGGTTCCGCAGGTGTCAACCAGGACCGGGTAGTCCGATTTGACCGGCTCTGCTTTCTGCCTCATCACCCGTGCAAAACCGGTAATTTCCTCCACAGTCTCACCCTTCAGGCTCATCGCCGTCAGCAATGAGGCGATCTGCGCGGAGCTCGTTTCCCCCGCCATAATTTTCTCCATAACTGCGGCAGCCTCTCCTTCTGTAAGGTGCTGACCGCAAACGACCTTTCTAATTGCTTCTTTAATCACTCAGCTTACCTCCTCTCAGCTATGCTAATGGTCGTGGGACGTGGGTATATCCTGCATTCCTATGGGGTCGTAGGAAGCAAAAGAACCGTCCCCCTGCTTCCTGAGCTAAACAAAATCCGTTAATAGGCTAGTGCCAGGAAGTTCTGCAGCAGGCGGTGGCCGTGCTCGCTAAGTATAGATTCCGGGTGGAACTGCACTCCCTCCACCGTACAGCTGCGGTGCCGGAGACCCATCACCTCGCCTTCCATGGTATAAGCTGTTATCTCCAGGCAATCGGGGATGCTTTCCCGCTCGACCAGGAGCGAATGATAGCGGGTGGCGGTAAACGGCTTTGGAATCTGGCGGAAAATTGTCCGGCCGTCGTGGTGAATCGGGGAGGTCTTACCGTGCATCAATCTCTCCGACCGCACTACCCTGCCGCCGAAGCACTGCCCAATGGCCTGGTGCCCGAGACAAACACCCAGGATGGGTACTACGCCTGCAAAGCGCCTGATTACCTCCATGGATACACCCGCCTCGTTTGGAGTGCAGGGACCGGGGGATATTACCAGGTGCTGCGGTTTGAGTTCCTCAATTTCTTCGCAGGTAATCGTGTCATTGCGGTACACCCGGACCTCCTGGCCCAGCTCACCCAGATACTGGACCAGGTTGTAAGTAAATGAATCATAATTGTCAATCATCAGCACCACACTGTCCGACCTCCTCCAGTGTTTTAATCAGCGCCATAGCTTTGTTTTGGGTTTCCCGGTATTCCATTTCGGGGTCGGAATCGGCGACAATCCCGGCTCCGGCCTGAACATAGGCGCAGCCATTATGGATAACTACCGTCCTTATGGCAATGGCCGTATCCAGGTTGCCTGAAAAACCGAAATAGCCGATTGCTCCGGCATATATTCCCCGCGCCTCCGGCTCCAGCTCGGAAATTATTTCCATAGCCCGCACCTTGGGGGCTCCAGTGACCGTGCCGGCGGGGAAACATGCTTTGAGTGCGTCAAAGACATTTAAGCCTGGAGCTATACGGCCCGTGACATGGGATACCAGGTGCATCACATGCGAAAATTTTTCTACTTCCATCAAACGGGACACTCTTACACTGCCTGTTTCAGACACTTTGCCCAGGTCATTGCGGCCCAGGTCTACCAGCATCAGGTGCTCGGCCCTTTCTTTGGCGTCTTCCAGAAGGTCTTTGGCCAGGCGCTGGTCGGCCTCAGGCCCATCCCCGCGCGGACGGGTGCCGGCAATTGGACAGGTCTCCACCGTACCGCCATCCAGCCGTACCAGCATCTCAGGTGAAGACCCGATTATCTTGGCGTCGCCAAAATCCAGATAATACAGGTACGGAGAGGGATTCAGAGACCGCAATCTACGGTAGACTTTAAATGAATCACCATGAAAAGGCATGCTAAGTCTTCGCGACAGTACCACCTGCAGAACATCCCCCGCCTTTATGTACTCTTTGGCCCGCGCCACACCAGCCTTAAACTCTGCAGCTGTAATATTGGACTCGACCGGACCAAAACCGGCGGAAGGTTTGCCAGCCCCATCCTTTGCGGCCAGTCTGCCACAAATTGCCCTGGCCACTTCCGCAATCCGCCGTTCAGCCTCGTCGTAGGCATGATCAGGGCAATTGCCGGGCCGGCTGTTAATAACGATGGTCAAGGACCTGCTGACGTGGTCAAAAATCAACACCGTACCAGCGAAGATAAAGCTGCAGTCCGGCAGATCCGGCGCCCCACAGCGAGGCAAATTGACTCTTTCCATAAAACGGACTGCGTCATAGCTGAGATAACCCACCGCGCCTCCGGAAAAACGGGGCAGTCCGGGCGCCGGGTAAACCCGGTACTTGGAAATAATCCGGGCCAAATTTTCCAGCGGGGAGCCCTGTAAGGCTTCCTGCTGCCCTGCTGCGGTAATAAACGATGTTTCTCCACGGGAGGAAAAGAGTAAAAAAGGGTCACAGCCGATAAAGGAGTGCCGGGCCAGGTTCTCTCCACCTTCGACGCTTTCCAGGAGGTAGGCCGGGCCTTGTGGTGATACTTTTTTGTAGACACTGATAGGTGTGTCCAAATCGGCGTTGATTACTTGACTGACCGGAATCAGATCGTAGCGCTTACTTAATGACAGGTATTCTCCTTTGCCCGGTGAACTCAAGGGCTTTACCTCCTTAAAAGAACACATTACCTCTGCTGACCTGTGTGCTAACAAGCGGCCTATGGTTCGGGACTATAATCGTATGGGTAATTACCCCAAAAAAGCAAAAACCGGCACTCAAACGAGTGCCGGCGGAATTCCAATTCCAGCAACCGAACTCTCATCTCAGCTAAGCTCAAAACTTCTCAACTTTACTCTGCTCTAAACTTACTGCTCTAACTACCTACTTAAACTTAATGCAAATATTAACATGATGGACAAGGGAACGTCAAGCATCATTTTCAACAGACCACCCTGGAAATAACATTCCAGGTTAGCCATAGTCTACCACCATTAAGATTGTACTGCCCTGTGGCCCAAACCGATAGCTACATCATCCATATGCAGGAGGCCAACACCAAAGAATACGGCTACACTGATATGGTCACCCTGCCTGGCTATCCCGATTTTTCCCCCAACGTTAAAACCAATGGACTTTGTCATAATTTGCGTGATAGCTTCGTGGGCAGCCCCGGCAATGGCGCCTTCGTCGGCGTGCACTTCCTTGATCACGCCTTCCCGCTTTGCCGCAACTACAGCGCGCTCAATCATTTTGTTTACCGAAGCAATAAAATCTCCACCATAATCAACGGCGGCCGTCTTAATCCCTTCCATGGCAAAGCGCTGCTTTAATGTCTTTTCTTCTTCCCTGCTCTCGGTTAACGCCATTTCAATTGCCACTCGCGCTACTTTCCTGCTTCCGTAAAGGGCCATAAACGGCATCTCCTCCCGCATACATTAAAATACACTCCTTAAAGGGAGTGTTACAGCCAATATTATTATACCCCTGGCAACATTATACTGGAGGGATTTTTAAAAAGCAACAAGGCTCTATCTGTTCCCCAGCCGCACCCGGGCCAGGCAGGATATACCACCTTCAACACGTAAATGGTCGCCTGCGGATGGAACCAGCACTTCCTTTGACACGTCCAAGACCTCTATATCGAGAGGCCTGCTGTAACGGGAACCATCCACTTCAATCAGGTCACCTTCCTGGACAAAAACTGTAACGTACCGATCACGGAATTCCCCACGGGATTCACCGTTAACCAGTATCCTGGCCAATGGCAGTGTGGAATAATTTTTTAGCTGAAAGGTAACCACAGGTTCCTGCAACAAGCCGGCTGTAAGAGGGGGGTGGGTCCGTTCAAGCGAGGCAACCGGCACAGCGTCCTCCGGCAGGGGATCACCCGCTCTAAGCGACTGTACCAACATTATTATCGCGGCTATAACTACCACCAACCGGATTAGAGCCCGTTCCAGCCTATCCCGGCCCGGCCTGCGCATCCCTGTTTTCATCAATACACCCCCGCCCAATTTTCACCCAGTAAAGTCTATGAACTCACCTGGAAGAAAATACACTGACAGGCGTTTCAACCAGCATAAAAACTTATTTTAAGTTATACTTTTTTTCCAGGCGCAACCTGTATTCTCTCATTTCCTCATGCACTCTGAACAAAAGCCTCTCCAGGTCGGAATGACTGAGATTGATAGACGCAGGATCCAGTATTTCAATTTTTCTAAAATCCTCTCTGGTTATGAACCGGACAATATTCTCCAGGTTATCAGCCTTAATCGTCATTACCAGGGGGGCGTAGGCAGCATATGTATTGGCTATTTCGTCATAAACAGAGTAAACATCAGTGCTTACGTCTATATCGATAATCTGAATACCCTGCAGGGGAATGTTCCGGAAAACAGCAACCTGTTGCTCCCTGACCTCCTCCGCTGCTTTTTCAGAAGGCTTTCCTCCAAAAAGCAGCCGTCCCGGCTTGCCATTTGACTTGAAATCAAGACGGACCTTAAACAGTACGCCATTCCTATCAAGAAGGTTGTTGTCCTCACTTAATGGTTTAGGCAAAAAAAACCCTCCCGTCAAAGGGGATTACCCTGCTAAAGGTAATTCAACCCTAAATTAAAAATTCCTGCGCGCTATTGCCAGATTGTGCCATTCTCTACACAAGGACAAGTACTTCAACAGGTTAATTTACTGCTTGCCTGTGCCAGGCTTCAACCCGGCCAGCGCTTTCAACTGCTTCACTTCCAGCTCACTCAGGTGCCGGTACTCCCCCGGTCGCATTGTCTCCAGGCCGAGGTTTCCAAGCTTGCTCCGTTTTAACCGTAACACCCGGTACCCAATATGATCAAACATGCGCCTGATCTGGCGATTGCGGCCTTCCCGGATGGTCACCTCCACCAGCGCGTTACCGTCATGCTGGCCAACCAGCCTGACTTTGGCGGGCGCGGTCAGGCCGTCCTCCAGGTTGAGTCCTGCGGACATCTGTTCCAACTGTTCCTTGGCAGGAACGCCTTCTACCCGCACCAGGTAGGTCTTCGGGACGAGGTGACTGGGATGAGTCAGCGCGAAAGTAAGTTCTCCATCATTGGTCATCAAGAGCAGGCCTTCACTATCGTAGTCCAGCCTGCCGACGGGATAAACCCTGGCAGTGATTCCTTTAAGCAAGTCGGTTACCTGTTTGCGGCCTTTCTCATCGCTCATGGTTGTGATATACCCGCGAGGCTTGTACATCAAGAGATAATATTTTTGTGACGACAGACGCAGGGTCTCGCCGCCTACCTGGATTTTATCCTTGTCCGGGTCAACCTTGGTACCCGGTTCGGTTACGACCCGGCCATTGATTTTTACCATCCCGGCTGCAATCATAGCCTCGCAGTGCCGCCTGGAGGCAACCCCGGCACGCGCCATCACTTTTTGTATGCGTTCCATATACCACCTGACCGTATTCCATGTATTTTAACGATTGTGCCCCTTTACTTAATTATACCCAATAATATCATTATGGGTAATCTGTGGACTGCATTTCTCCTGGGCATGTGTAAATGAATTCGCAGCCGCATTTTCGGGGATAGTTGCCCATGCCGCCAGCGGCGCCACGGATCATAAAAATATCTTTTAAAGTCTCGCTGTTTTATACTGAAGCCTTTTGCTGCACACTGCGGACAAAACCGACCCTAAGAAAATTTAATCAGAACCAAACTCTGTTGTCAAATAAAAACAATGGGCCGCTTTTTCGAGAAACACTCTCTTATACGTAGAGGTTACGAAAATTGAGACCATCGGGGAGGGAACCAAGTAAACTTTGCCGCAAAAAAATACCGGAGCTGTGAGTCTCCGGATTAAACAGTACTGTAATCAATTTTATATCCTCAAAACAAGGTACTGACGATAAAAACCGAGGCAACCAGGGTGGTAAAGTCCGCTACCAGTCCCAGGAGCACCGAGTAACGATATTTTCTGATACCAACCGATCCAAAATATAATGTGAGGACGTAGAAGGTAGTATCGCAGCTGCCCTGCATGGTGGAGACCAGCCGCCCCAGGAAGCTGTCCGGGCCGTAGGTTTTGACAATATCCGAGGCAATGCCAAGGGCGGCTCCACCGGAGAGAGGACGCATGATCGCGTGGGGCAAGACCTCCGCCGGCAGACCGACAAAGCCAAGCAAGGGCGAGAGAGACGCGACCAGCACTTCCATTGCTCCAGAAGCCCGGAAAATACTGATGGCGACCATCATAGCCACCAGGTAGGGAATGGTTTTAACAGCGGTTGCAAAACCAGCCTCGGCCCCTTCCACAAATGTTTCGTAGACCTTGACCCCACGAAGCACCGCCACCAGGGGAACCACCAGTAGAATAACCGGTATGGCCCAGCGGGACAGCTCCGAAATAAACTCAAACAACACCTTACCTCCTTTTGCCCGAATAAAACAACCTTAGCAGCCGGTCCACCAATATAGCTACCAACATGCTGAAGGCGGTCGCTATGATGGTTGGCCCTACGATATCAGTGGGGTCGCTGGAACCGTATAGCAGGCGGATACCGATAATAGTGGTCGGGATCAGGGTGACACAGGAGGTATTAAGAGCAAGAAAGGTACACATGGAGTCCGAAGCAGTGTCTTTGGAGTGGTTCAGTGTCTGTAGTTCCCGCATGGCAATCAGTCCCATGGGTGTTGCAGCGTTCCCCAGTCCCAGGATATTGGCGCTGAGGTTCATAACAATAGCGCCCATGGCCGGGTGTTCCCTGGGCACACTGGGGAAAAGAAAACGCATTACCGGGCGCACCAGCCACGCCAGCGCGCGTACCAGTCCAGCCTCTTCGGCCAGCTTCATGATACCGAGCCAGAAGGTGATAATAGCAATCAGGCTGATGGATATTTTTACCGCATTATTAGCGCCGTCAAAGGCAGCCTTCGTTACAACCTCGATATTTCCGTTGATCCCGGCCACAACAATGCCGAACACAACCATCGCCAGCCAGACAAAGTTGACCACTTCCACACCCCCACTAAAGCTTGTCCTCTGATACTTTATGAGTCGGAGCGGACAAATAGTACAAATAATGGTAATTTTTACTATCACGGAAATAACGCTAAGGGTGTCTTTAAAAATAATCACATGATCCTGCGATTGAAGCTCCCTGCCAGCCCGGTTTTGCCGACCCGTTCACGGATTTGCGCCATGTCGGTAGTATAGAGTCCCCGCTCCTGCATCCTCTGGAAGTATACTGAACCGGAAAAAGTATATTTCTTGCTCATCCCTTTAGAGGTTTTCATTTCCCTGTGCATAAAGGAAATAATATCGCCGCAGGCCAGTTCGGACGGCAGCACGAGCAGTTCGCGCCCGGCCAGCATCCTTACCGCATTGTGGCCGGCCAGAAAGCCGGTTACGATAGCCTCAGTATGACCAACCAATAGGCCTGTCTTCTCCCCGGCGCAAAACAGGTTTAGCGAGCCTGAAACAGCAAGGCTGTCATCGCATGGCGCCATCGCCATAAAACGGACTGAATTTCCCATCCCGCCTGAATAGGGATCGGCATAGCGGGCATCCTCTAAGCCTTCCAGGGTGCGGAGTATTTCCAGCGGAAAATAAGAGGCCATTAACTTGGCGTGGCCGGTGTCAAGGAACACCAGGTTATCCGCAAACTCAGGCAGGGAGTACTGCTGACAGGCCTTGCGGTCCAGCCTGGCTTTGGCGCGGAGGGTTTCAGGAAGGGGAATGATCAGCACCCCAGTTTGCTCCAGCTTTGCCACCAGGACAGGTGATATGGACTTTTTTTCAAGCTTGCAGGACCCGCTCATGGCCTCAAACTGGGGGAAACCCTCCCCGGCCGTTATTTCGCTAATACCGGCTTTGGCTGTAAGGCTAATACGTGGTCCGAAGGTGGGACAGCGCAGTATGCACATGGCGCAACCAGAACCATACCGGGTGCAGTATTGTGCCGGTCCGGCCGTACCGGTACAGTCAATAAAGACAGCCCCCTCGATGTGATCACCGTCGGCCGTATCAATCCCGGTAATAAAACCATTGTTATTTGTAACACCGGACATCCTTTTCTGCAGCTTTAAGCGAACCCCTGCTGTTCGAAGCGCCATTCTGATCGATGGCTCTATTCTGGTTACGTCGTACAGCATGGCATGGCGATGCCCCGGGAAATCAACGTTCAGATGGGTGGCAGACTGCTCAATGAGCTTAAGGAAATCCCCGGCGCCGAGTTCCCGCATTTCTTCCATAGCCGTGAGGCGGCCGTTGTTGCGCATAATACCGCCTACCAGGCCGGTGCCCAGGAGCATATCAGTTTTTTCAATAATTACCGTTTCAGCTCCGGCCACAGCTGCGGCATAAGCGGCAGAACACCCGGCCCAACCGCCCCCGACAATAACAACAGTCATAAAAAAGCCCTCCCCAAAAAACAGTATATTCAATGGGAGCGCTAAAAGCTTCTGCCTTTACCAGATTAAGGCTGAAAATATAAATGCTGTTATCTATATGCACTTTATTTTTCTCTACAAAAACTTTTTGGATCCCTTTTCACCATTGTAGGAAAAAAGCACCGGCTTGTTGTCCAGGCGTGTTTCCAGGTGAACGGTCTTACCCCACAGGGTATACACGTGAGGGAGGGTCTTTTCCAGGTAGAAAACATCAAGTTCAACCCCCTCAAAGTAGTGCTTGAGGTAGAGCTCACCCTTCTTGTTAAAGTCACCGTCCTGTACCACGATATGTGGAAAACTGCAATTGGTAAGATTGATTACCAGGCCGTCCCTGACCTTTTCCCACTCCTTCTGGCTGATTTTCCAGTCGTAACCCATTTTTTTAAATAAATACAGGTCCAGATCGTCGACCAATTCTTTGGTGAGGTAATTCCGGAGAAAGGAAATATCATTTTCCATTGCCCTCACCTCAAAAATTTTCTGTTTCCCTTCCCCACCCGGACGGCCATATTTTTCCTTTTCTTCCTCCGTAGGGTTTTCCCACCGTTTTTCAATGTCCTCGAAAATTTTTAAGCCCAGTGTGTAAGGGTTGAGGTGGGTGCGGGAGGTCTGTACGATGCCTGAGTGCATCTTGGCTAACTCGATTGTTTCCGCCTCGTCCAGTTCAATTTCCCGCATAATCCTGAGGTGCCAGTAGGACGCCCAACCTTCATTCATTATTTTTGTCTCCATCTGAGGCCAAAAGTAGAGCATTTCCTGACGGATTACCGACATGATATCCCTCTGCCAGTCCTCCAGTTCCTTACTGTTTTGAGTTATGAAAAGCATCAGGTCCTTTTCCGGTTCAGTTGGAAACTTCCTGGGATGATCGCAAGTATCGCATTTAAATGTATCTTTATCATCCAGGGACCAGAGATCGTCGTAAGGCGTTTCAGGCTTTTTATGCCGGCAGTCATGCTTTGAAGCCTCGTCCTTTTTTGAGTTTTTTCTGATCATCCGTCTTGGCTCCACATGTTCCTGAATTGCAATCGCCGCGTCGATAAAAGACTCTACTTTGGCTTTGCCATACTTGAACTCGTATTCCCGGAAGCGGTTGGCGGCCGCAGCCATGGATTCAACCATAGCCGTGGAAGTATTTTTGAAATAAATATTGTTCTTAAAAAAATCACAGTGGGCAATGACGTGCGCCATGATCAACTTGTTCTGGATCAGGCTGTTCCCCTCCAGCAAAAAAGCGTAACAAGGATCGGAATTAATTACCATCTCATAAATACGGCCCAGATTATAATCGTACTGTGTCTTCATTTTGTGGTAGGCCTTGCCGAAGGTCCAGTGAGAAAAGCGGGTGGGCATGCCGTAAGCGCCAAAAGTATAGATAATATCAGCCGGGCAAATTTCAAAAAAAATATCATAAAAATCAAGACCAAATTCCCTGGCCTTTGCCGAAATCTTTTCCATGGCCACTTCCAGGCAGCTCATTTCTTTCTGTGGGTTCAACAGTCATCACTCCTTGGTTTTACAATATGCTAAGAAATCTTTTTATTGCCACTGTCCGGGAAACGGTAGTGATGCAAGGATTATAAAAAAGTCCCCCGTTTAGGGAGACCGAGGCTGATTTGGTCGTGGGTCGTGAGTCGTGGGTCGTGGGTATATGCTGTAATCCTTTGGGGTCATTGTACGAATGTATTCGCACCTCGGGACGCATTAGCTGTTTCATTAGCGTTAGGGTAGGTTCCGTGCAAGAGCTTACTTTTGCTCTTGTGTCTGGCTGAAGAATTTTTTCAGGGCGGGGTAGACCCCACTTTTGTCGCGGATGGTGACGCAGGTAAACTTGGGGTTCTGGATTTTTTTGAACGTGTTGCGCAAAGTACTGGTGTAGTAGTAGGGCCCCTCAATCTCACCGTAGCCCACCATATTGCAGACCTCCAGCAGCGCATTGATGTTTTTGACGCAGTTCTCATTATCTGAGGACAGGTTATCACC encodes:
- a CDS encoding SpoVR family protein, which encodes MSCLEVAMEKISAKAREFGLDFYDIFFEICPADIIYTFGAYGMPTRFSHWTFGKAYHKMKTQYDYNLGRIYEMVINSDPCYAFLLEGNSLIQNKLIMAHVIAHCDFFKNNIYFKNTSTAMVESMAAAANRFREYEFKYGKAKVESFIDAAIAIQEHVEPRRMIRKNSKKDEASKHDCRHKKPETPYDDLWSLDDKDTFKCDTCDHPRKFPTEPEKDLMLFITQNSKELEDWQRDIMSVIRQEMLYFWPQMETKIMNEGWASYWHLRIMREIELDEAETIELAKMHSGIVQTSRTHLNPYTLGLKIFEDIEKRWENPTEEEKEKYGRPGGEGKQKIFEVRAMENDISFLRNYLTKELVDDLDLYLFKKMGYDWKISQKEWEKVRDGLVINLTNCSFPHIVVQDGDFNKKGELYLKHYFEGVELDVFYLEKTLPHVYTLWGKTVHLETRLDNKPVLFSYNGEKGSKKFL